The Belonocnema kinseyi isolate 2016_QV_RU_SX_M_011 chromosome 2, B_treatae_v1, whole genome shotgun sequence nucleotide sequence CTCTGAATCAACCGATACCACTTCTTGGCTAATTTTCCCAATTAGCCAAGCGTATAATGatacattttctatttaaaaaagctaCCTAAGTCGATATTGTAGAagagtaaattcaatttttcgaaaccTTGGCTAGAAGTAAAACCGAGTATTATACAAACGATAgttttttcaagcaattttacaAACTTTCCTACGCATAATGTTTCTtgtatgttattattattttatatggcGGGCAATAATATGGCTTGCCAAGTTTTGCTTTTGATTAACTATATGCCCACAATAATCGCAAATAAATTGTGGTTTGACTGGTGCATGTTCTAAACGTTTATGTTGATTCAAAGCACTGGGCCAACTGTAACTTCGCGAACATTGATCGCATTGATACTTAATTACCGACGTCTCTGTCATTTTTATCTGATGCAAGCGATCTAGATGGACCTTCAAGCTAGTTTTCTGGGTAAATCTTCTGCCGCAGAATTCACAACTGAACTGTGGCTCGACGTTGCATTCGAATCTTGTATGACGATATAAATTTGCTTTCGATACATAGCTGTGAGCACACTTTCCACATTTGTACTTCTTTTCGGATTCCTGATTAGATTTGCGAATTTTTCGCTTTCCTCTGGTCTGCATTTGTTCTTTAACAGTCAAAATATCCTTCGAGCAGGTTGCCTCATCTGAAAATggaacaaaatataattaaatatttattagtttataGTTTCATTAAagatattttgattaaaagtctGCTCATACCTTCTATAATTTCTTCTTTGATATCCACAGATTTGTCCATATCGTATTCAATTTTAGTTGAAGTCTTGgcataagaattattttcaaaacaaatgtcAATATAAGAAAATGGCACAACATCTGGTCTTTCTGTTAATTTCTTTGATGTACTCTTGGCATTTTGTGGAGCTGAAAATTATAAGATGAAATTTACAATTAGTAATTTTCGATGATTTAAATACTTATTatgtatcaaatatatatttaataaccCATGCAACATAATATTACACTAATAACCCATGGCaaactatattttatttgtacagcaagcagttttatttattttctttattatgtttCGGGCCTGTAACTGTTTGATCTGAAAACTTGCAAACACGCAATATGAATTTACTTATTTCATAGTTTCAGTTAAGTTATTTTGATTACAAATCTAGTCATACCATTGAAGATTTGATCCTTAATTTCCAATGTTTCGTCAATATCGTATTCAACTAAAGTCTTGGGACCAGAATTATCTTCAGAGGAAATGTTAGTAATTTTACAAGAATAAAGGCGACTTTCTGGCCTTTCTGTAAATTTATTGGACACATTCCTGGATTTCTGTGGatctaaaaaattacatttaaataaagtCATAAACATATCAGCATaagaatctgaaaatataacaaaacataatttacaattaataagtttatagttttatttaagtttaagTGAAAACTAAACTCTAAACTTCagaacaaagtttttttattaactcAGAATGAAATACATTGGTTTACCATTTAGTAATAACAATTAATAGTGAATCGGGAGGAAACTTTTAATCAATCCATACCCTCTTACCTAATTTTAAAAGACTAGGAAAGCGTTTAATAATGAattctctatttttaaaaaaataatctgtatCAATATCGAAGgagagtaaatttaatttttcgaatcctTCGCCAGAACTAAAATGGAATATTATGTAAACaagagttttttcaaattatttcagatgACAGGCAATAATGTGGCTTACCAAGCCTTGTTTTTGATTAACTTTACGTCCACAAAAATCGCAAGTAAATTGTGGTTTGACTGGTGCATGTTCTAAACGTTTATGTCGCTGTAAATCACTTGACCAATTGTAACTTCGCGAACATTGGTCGCATTTATGCTTAATAACTGACGTCTTTATGTTTGTTTTGTGATGCAAGCGATCTACATGGGACTTCAAGCTAGTTTTCTGAGTAAATCTTCTGTCGCAGAATTCACAATTGAACCGTGGCTCGACGTTGCATTCGAATCTTGTATGGCGATACAAATTAGCTTTTGATACATAGCTGTGGGCACACTTTCCGCACTTGTACTTTTTTCAGATTCCTGGTATGATTTCTGAATTATCCGCTTCCTTCTGTTCCGCATCTTTTTATTATCAGCCGAAATAGTAGCTTCTCTCAGATATAAAGTACACTCTTCTGCCTCGAATTTTGTATTGCATTTTAGGCGTACAACTTCATTTGAGCAAGCACTCtgatctgaaaattgaacaatacaCAGTGTACAAATTAttagtttacaattttagttCAGATATTTTGATCACAATTTTGTTTATACCTTCTATAGTTTCTTCCTTAATTTCCAAAGATTCGTCAATGTCGTATTCAATTTTAGTTGAAGTATTggcataagaataattttcaaaacaaatttcagtACAAGAATATGGCCCAACATCTGGTCTTTCTGATAATTTCTTCGATTCACTTTTTGCATTCTGTTTATCTAGAATATTATAAGatgaaagttataattattaaatttcaatgatttaaatttttatcctaattaaagatatatatatatatacatctcTAATTAGGATAAGAATCTAAATCGTCAATTTAAGATACATGTATCTCATGTACACTTAGTATGATTTTTATTGTTGTGACTGCTGCGTATTAACacgtttaaggccatgtgatgagtataacagttgatcaagtcagccctaagatcaatattttttcacccatattgaaaaataaaagtttaaataacgcggaaattttgttcgggaaatgttaataaatattaaaggatcgtttgtggccttgtaAAGACttagagaagaaaaaagtttattgatgcaaataatgattatcgacggacacatttaggttttacagcagaagtttgacttttaactttctccgacggtaatcatgcaatctgctttacccacagacccctaaaagttcgaagttgtctactcgctgcgcgaGTGCTGCTTTGGCACATCTAATACCAGAATGATACGTttctcagaccaaatatgtttatttgcatttcttgcatgccttctatttatcgtgtcaaatttttaacacgatatctcattccgtgtggacgtaagttggggaAGAAGATTTCCATTGGTGTttccttcaaaaaaaattttttctcaacattttcaccggaacaaagcagagataTGGACCTtatacctcctctttcatttcctaaactttcagagcgatacctcatttcgtttagacgtaagttgggaaagaaaaattgaagaccaagtttggtcacgtgaccctctcgacacatggccttaagggcgaATTAAATCATACTGTCAAATGTAACTTTGAGAACATTTGTTGCGAGCATGCATTGTTTTCGATGTCTGTAAGTGACGTGAAGTAATACGTAGAGCCAAATGACTTTTCCATTTCGATTTATGTCCGAAAAATCGCAAGTAAACTGCAATTTAACTGTTGCGTGATCTAAACGGTTATGTTTACTCAAACCATTGAAGAAATTGTACCTTTTTAATCATTTGCTTACGAAAGTTTCTTAAAGGAGCAAAAGactaaaaatacaacaaaaatcaATTCATATACCTCATGATACCTACTTCTTTCTAAATAGATACAACGTatcatacaaataataaaagtctttCTAACCAATATTAGAAATCTCCTAAAGCTTAAGGATTGGTGCACGTCTCTATTATTTTCGATGACGTGACGTAATGTGTTTTGACAAGctacattttctatttgttttataTCCGCAAAGATTGCACATAAACTGCAGTTTTTCTGCCCCATGTTGCGAACGCTTATGTCGATTTAAAGCACTTAGCCAAGTATAACTTCGTGAACATTTGTTACAATTATGCCTTGTATTCGATGTCTGTGAGTGGCGTGAAATAATGTGTGTTTCCAAGTGACTTTTCCTATTTGATGTGTGTTCGCAAAAATCGCAAGTAAATTGTGCTTTAAACGTTGGATGAACTAAACGTTTATGTCGAGTCAAGTCGTGATACGAAGTGTAACTTCGAGAACACATATTGCAATCATGCTTTGTTTTTGATGTCTCTAAGTGTAATGAAGTAATGTGTTTTTCCAAGCAATTTTTTTGATTAGTTTTATGTCCGCAAAGATCGCAAATGAATTGTGATTTCACATTTGCGTGGTATATACGTTTATGTCTGCATAAACCACTTAACCAATTGTAACTACGCCAGCATTTGTCGCATTTATGCGTCAGCGCCGACGTCTTCATATTTATTTCGTGATGTACGCGAACTAAATGCGTATTCATATGAGTTTtccgtttaaatatttttccgcAGAATTTACATATGAACTGTGAACTGACGTCACATTCATATTTTAGATGGtgatttaaaagctttttcaaTTTATAGCTGCGGGCACACTTTTTGCATTTGTACTTCTTTTGCGGTTCCTGTTCTGATTCCCGAATTTTATCGTTATTATGGGACGGCAATTTTTTGCTGATAGCAACATTATGGGTGTCTTTCATATCCATCGTATAAAATTTTTGGTCACACTTTTGACTTTTATTTtcttgatctgaaaatttaacaaaattaattttagaattttttattttatgtttttatttaagatatttttattataaggCTATGTATACCTTCGATAATTTCTtccttcatttttaaagtttcgtCATCATTATATTCAGTTTCGATCATTTCTTCCTTAATTTCGAATGTTTCGTCATTGCTATATTCAATTTCACAAGTAAATTTCTTTCCtctatttttaaacagtaaattgTTGTGTTCCCTTTGGCGATCTAACAGAAATGCCTTATACTCTCCTGTTGATCTTATTCTTGATTGTCTCCAATCACAATTCGATTTCTCTgaaagaaacataaaaatttagattAGAGGTTTTCAGtgataaaataattgttcattatCCTCTAACAAAAACTTCTATGAATTTTACGGTTTATGTTTTCAagtctttttcgaatttttcaaacaaaatgggacattattaaaactttattgAAACTTAGGGTGTTACAATTTTAGGTCATTTTTTCCTGGTCTAAGCATTTTTTTCGGGTTCAATCTCCTAGACAACTGTAGcttcgaaaatttatgttttaattatgtcTTGTTTTGTATGTTTGTGAGTTGTGTGAAGTATTGTGAATTGAAGTAACGCGCCTTGAAAAGTTATGTTATTGATATGATTTACATCAACGAAACTAGCAAATAAATGGTGGTTTCCCTCTGCATGATGCAAACTTCTTTGTGTCTATTTTCTAATTAATCTGCCGTATATGTACTTTCAcgctagtttttttattaaattttctgtcacATAATTTACATGGGACTTGTGTCCTGCCACGgcatatgaattttatattacgATTAAACTTTTGTTTCAGCACAAATCTTAAAGCACACTTTGGACATTTGTACTTCTTTTGCGATTCCTTTTCCGCttcctgaatatttttattattattcgtcGGCAGTTTTCAGtcttcttctaaaaatttaaataaaatgtattttgcaaGATATTATTTCACAGTCAAATTTAAGATAGTATATTTAAATGTCTAGTAATACCTTTGATGATTTCTTCCTTGGTGCCCAAAGCTTCCTCATCAATATATTCAATTTCGATAATTTCTTCCTTTATTTCCAAAGTTTCGTCATTGTTATATACAACTTTGTTTATGTTTCCAAGATTCTTTAGTTTCTCacacaaaaattaacattattatacCGCTATTTAAACTTAGGGagttaaaattccttcaattctttctCACTTCATTTTCTGACATAAAATCAGTTAAATATTTCACGTACTTATATTTAGGGTAATCTATTTCATTTATTAGGACCCATGCactatattttgtataaaaaaggaaaataaaagacgttttaaaattccaaagttttcatTTATTAACTCTAGAATAAGTATGTACTTTTTTCCTTACTGATGCGACATTTCCtaacataatttatatataaaatactaaaaataattaaaaatggtgaTCCATGCATAATTTTTGATACCGTATAATCCTAATAATAACAGTATTTCAACATAATATTAGACACTTCTAAAGTTTCACGATTGGTATACGTTATTATTCTTTAAGATGGCGTGTAATAATGTGTTTAAACAAGTGTGTTTTCTGATTCGCCTTGTATCCACAAAAATCACAAGTAAACTGCAGTTTGATTGCTGCATGATCTAAACGCTTATGTCGATTTAAAGCACTTAACCAAGCATAACTTCGCGTACATCTATCGCAATTATGCCTTGTTTTCAATCTCTGCAAGTGAACTAAAGTCATGTGTGATGACAAGCTAccttttaaattcgttttataTCCGCAATAGTCGCAAATAAATTCCGGTTTGACTTCTGCGTGGTCTAAACGTTTGTGTCGGTTTAAATCTCCTAGCCGAGTGTAACTTCGGAAGCATTCGTTGCAATTATGCCTTGATTTCAATGACTGTAAGTGGCGTGAGAAAATGTGTTTTGACAAGTTATTTTTATGATTCGATTTATATCCGCAAAAGTCGCAAGTAAATTGTGGTTTGACTACTGCGTGTTTAAATCGTTTATGTTGATTTAAACCATTTacagaatgataatttttagaaCATATATTACATGTATAACTGAATACTGTTTTTTGATGAACCTGACGAATGTGTCGATTTACGTTACTTTTTCGCTTAAATTGTTTGTCGCAGAATTTACATGTGAATTGTGCCGTGACTCcgcattcaaattttttgtgacGATTTAACATATTCTTTTGCCGATAGCTTCGCGCACACTTTTCGCATCTATACTTCTTCTGCGGTTCTTGTTTTAATTCCTGAATAGTCTGATTGTCATAGGTCGGAAGTTTGATGTTAAAAGCACAATCTTCCATTTCTTTTATATTAAAGGTACACAATTTTgactcatctttttggattatttttagaCCTGTAGTGtcttgatctgaaaatttaaataaaatgtatttttcaagattttatttcatAGTCTTATTTAGCATATTTTATTTACAAGTCGAGTCATACCTTCGATAAGTTCTTCCTTGATTTCCATAGTTTCATCATTActatattcaattttgatcatttCGTCCTTAATTTCCAAAGTTTCGTCATTGTCATATTCAATTTCGCAAGTACagtcattttctttattttttaacagcaGATTGTGATGTTCCCTCCCGTCGTTTAAAATACATGTGTATTCTCCCGTTGCTCTTAGTCTTGGATTTGTCCAATTACTCTCTGATTTCTCTGgaagcaaaattataaaaatataatttagggtTATGCGATAGTTGAATGATTGATCTATATCCTTTGACAAAATATATAAGCCTTCCGGTTCATGCTTCTTAATCTTTTCAGCTTCTTGCACAAAAAGTAACATAATTATACCTTTACTCAAACTTAGAACTTTACAATTCTAGGTCATACCATTTCATTTCTAAAAGGGTCATGCACTATATTTTGtataaatgtgaaaataaaagcTTCTTTAGAACGCAGCAATGTAATTTATTACAGCTCCggaacaaatatatatatttccttTACATATgacacaaacattttttaacgtaaataTGGAAACAAATTCTGtttatcatatttttcaaaagaaaattaaaatacaaacaaaaatagaaataccGAAAATCGTCTGGTAAATACTAAATTTtaggtattcagaaaaatatgtgCCTATTCATTAAAAGTGGAACGAAAGtatttattcagaaataaatatttgtttaaccaaatttaaatggGTAGCGCCAGCCAGGCTGacaacaaatcattttaaaaatgaagttttctttctctattatattatttattaattatcttaTTAATGAAATCATTTTTGCGCAAAAGAACTAAGATAGAGGAAATGAttttcgaaatgaatttttttaatactgccAGTGCTTTGAAGCCAAATTCGgctcatcaaaattaatttttgaatatgtaCGTTCTTGTCTCTTATTCTGAATTGGTACCTTCTTCCTACTTTTCCAGAGGGTACAACAGGTTTCCAGTatcgcgaaatatttttaatgataaatggaGGCGTCTGCATGAAAATGACCCACATGGCCAGTATAGAGTTACGTATGGAGGCATTTATCCGAATAAATTCCCGGAATTTCATGCCAAAAATTACCACCTTAacttgaaaaaagtcattgaggCCATTATCATCCCGTATTCAAAcccgaaaataatcattttaacctCCACTTCGAAAAACGTGAATATTACCGAAACTAGAACCGGCCATTAAGGCCCGTTTTATGTGGACGGCCACAAATAgtacattataataaaaataaaaataaaagcaatattaaaatgatttggGCACTCTAAATTACAATCTCTGAaaggattcaaatttaaaaaaaagaaagtcgtTCCCAGTTTAATATCTGCACCTTGAGAAATGGTGCTTTTGATACATTCTTTGCTATCACGATTTTGACTTTAAGTTTTGATTTACTATGCATGCAAAAATACATACAGAAATTAAACTTAGATCGACTTTCTCTACAgataaatagatttcaaagttgtagaactttacaaagcaccagaccggcaatctgaagacCGGGGTTCGCAAACCAGCGGACTTAGcatggcattttttttaaacctaagaataGAATCaacatttaacaacaaaataaagaaCAGTAGACTAAAAAgacttaagaaaaataataaaaatgttcgaggttgaatattttctcgaaaattgaagGTCCGGACTAAAGAACCTGTTCTAAGTTTCGAGTGATCAAAGTAGAGAAGCATCAGAAAGTTATAATAGGTTCTTTGATCCGGGCCCTCAATTGAGCTGCCGCATCGAATAAGGACAGATAAACTTTTTTCGCCGGAGTGGGAAGGCCCGTGGAGACTTtcaaaaacaatttcgaatttttatttttaaaaactatatatagatgtataattttattgCACATCTTTTTTCTCCCAGGCAAAAAGATgtcgcttttttatttttctaattaaagccaaaaagtctgttttttgttttgaaaatatcaattttaattcgtttatcAC carries:
- the LOC117182840 gene encoding zinc finger protein 723-like, producing the protein MLLFVQEAEKIKKHEPEGLYILSKDIDQSFNYRITLNYIFIILLPEKSESNWTNPRLRATGEYTCILNDGREHHNLLLKNKENDCTCEIEYDNDETLEIKDEMIKIEYSNDETMEIKEELIEDQDTTGLKIIQKDESKLCTFNIKEMEDCAFNIKLPTYDNQTIQELKQEPQKKYRCEKCARSYRQKNMLNRHKKFECGVTAQFTCKFCDKQFKRKSNVNRHIRQVHQKTVFSYTCNICSKNYHSVNGLNQHKRFKHAVVKPQFTCDFCGYKSNHKNNLSKHIFSRHLQSLKSRHNCNECFRSYTRLGDLNRHKRLDHAEVKPEFICDYCGYKTNLKGSLSSHMTLVHLQRLKTRHNCDRCTRSYAWLSALNRHKRLDHAAIKLQFTCDFCGYKANQKTHLFKHIITRHLKE
- the LOC117167686 gene encoding zinc finger protein 761-like, yielding MDKSVDIKEEIIEDEATCSKDILTVKEQMQTRGKRKIRKSNQESEKKYKCGKCAHSYVSKANLYRHTRFECNVEPQFSCEFCGRRFTQKTSLKVHLDRLHQIKMTETSVIKYQCDQCSRSYSWPSALNQHKRLEHAPVKPQFICDYCGHIVNQKQNLASHIIARHIK
- the LOC117182839 gene encoding zinc finger protein 681-like, whose amino-acid sequence is MLGNVASKLKNLGNINKVVYNNDETLEIKEEIIEIEYIDEEALGTKEEIIKEKSNCDWRQSRIRSTGEYKAFLLDRQREHNNLLFKNRGKKFTCEIEYSNDETFEIKEEMIETEYNDDETLKMKEEIIEDQENKSQKCDQKFYTMDMKDTHNVAISKKLPSHNNDKIRESEQEPQKKYKCKKCARSYKLKKLLNHHLKYECDVSSQFICKFCGKIFKRKTHMNTHLVRVHHEINMKTSALTHKCDKCWRSYNWLSGLCRHKRIYHANVKSQFICDLCGHKTNQKNCLEKHITSLHLETSKTKHDCNMCSRSYTSYHDLTRHKRLVHPTFKAQFTCDFCEHTSNRKNKQNAKSESKKLSERPDVGPYSCTEICFENYSYANTSTKIEYDIDESLEIKEETIEDQSACSNEVVRLKCNTKFEAEECTLYLREATISADNKKMRNRRKRIIQKSYQESEKSTSAESVPTAMYQKLICIAIQDSNATSSHGSIVNSATEDLLRKLA